A portion of the bacterium genome contains these proteins:
- a CDS encoding LacI family DNA-binding transcriptional regulator, producing the protein MNSQVTLKDVAKAVGLSETTVSLVINGKAAQRGITPATQARVSAAIRQLGYQPDPITRRFALHQAVPHAAAQPDGISNGRSQIAAKDPIAQQIGLVLSVTTQTNTLALIPGLEQDLTAAGYHLNIIVTPADPTSVRARISQLLHEDPAGILACPSVYAVVTTAVATACPELSRRVCPVIVLWQDAAKAMLRAVSSGQLPGGSENNESKAIFSEPIWPSSPAAPAPASSSQPSNQFRQDGSAGTPRPTQIQEIFQGRAKPPAEPMIFQQAAKPVISIVVPAPPPSKPPPIIVETRPQAPTITPDPTPIETPQSQEPAAVIPEPVTAETPPVTPASTPETTATESSTPAPEPITDFEPFSSPEPVIEEAPTPEPAIEVTSPTSLPMEEVAEIPTHEPEPVSVPVIMPEPVVNPPIEEIQSPETPLDPIPMSQPDTPEAPPTAPPPEPVIVEESPTPEPVVATPIPEPEPTPTPVSEPPPVTPASEPAVVDEPPPTPKPIFTETPVATPIPTPDPPPIIAPDPVAAPPIVKIPPPEPPHPEPIPVVPTPPPVVIEEPAPIGNPNPVTMEEGGESIPDTEEIATEADVPTPAMTDSQDKTDGI; encoded by the coding sequence ATGAATTCACAAGTCACTTTAAAAGACGTCGCCAAGGCTGTCGGACTCTCGGAAACGACGGTCTCTCTGGTCATCAACGGGAAGGCCGCGCAACGCGGAATTACCCCTGCGACTCAGGCCCGCGTCTCCGCCGCCATCCGTCAATTGGGCTATCAGCCCGACCCGATCACCCGCCGCTTCGCACTCCATCAGGCTGTGCCGCATGCTGCGGCACAGCCTGATGGAATCTCAAATGGGAGATCTCAGATTGCAGCGAAGGATCCGATCGCACAGCAGATCGGTCTCGTTCTTTCCGTCACCACTCAGACTAACACCCTGGCGCTGATTCCTGGATTGGAGCAGGACCTCACGGCGGCTGGGTATCACCTGAATATCATCGTCACTCCGGCCGACCCAACGTCGGTCCGGGCGCGAATTAGCCAGTTACTCCACGAAGATCCCGCCGGCATACTGGCCTGCCCCAGCGTCTATGCGGTCGTAACAACGGCCGTGGCGACAGCTTGCCCTGAGCTCAGTCGAAGGGTCTGTCCCGTGATCGTGTTGTGGCAAGACGCAGCGAAGGCGATGCTAAGAGCAGTGAGCAGCGGGCAGTTACCAGGGGGCAGCGAGAACAACGAATCCAAAGCGATATTCTCTGAGCCCATATGGCCAAGTTCGCCTGCGGCTCCAGCACCGGCATCGTCCTCACAACCTAGCAACCAATTTCGCCAAGACGGCTCGGCAGGGACGCCTCGCCCTACCCAAATACAAGAGATTTTCCAAGGTAGGGCGAAGCCTCCGGCTGAGCCGATGATTTTTCAACAGGCTGCTAAACCAGTCATATCCATCGTGGTTCCGGCCCCACCGCCTTCAAAACCGCCACCGATCATTGTCGAAACACGGCCCCAAGCGCCAACCATCACTCCAGACCCAACGCCCATAGAAACGCCGCAATCACAGGAACCCGCAGCAGTAATCCCAGAACCGGTAACCGCAGAAACCCCACCGGTCACACCGGCTTCAACACCAGAGACAACTGCAACTGAATCTTCAACACCGGCTCCAGAACCCATCACGGACTTCGAGCCTTTTTCATCGCCAGAGCCAGTCATTGAAGAAGCTCCAACACCGGAACCAGCGATCGAGGTAACATCACCAACCTCACTACCAATGGAAGAAGTCGCCGAGATCCCAACGCATGAACCCGAACCTGTATCGGTTCCGGTCATCATGCCGGAGCCGGTGGTGAATCCACCCATAGAGGAAATTCAGTCACCTGAAACGCCTCTCGACCCAATACCAATGTCGCAACCAGATACGCCTGAGGCGCCTCCAACGGCACCGCCGCCGGAGCCAGTCATTGTTGAAGAATCGCCAACACCGGAACCGGTGGTCGCAACACCGATACCGGAGCCCGAACCGACGCCCACCCCAGTGTCCGAACCGCCACCCGTAACGCCAGCATCGGAACCGGCCGTAGTGGATGAACCGCCCCCGACACCTAAACCGATCTTTACAGAAACACCGGTAGCGACACCGATCCCTACGCCAGACCCGCCCCCCATCATCGCGCCAGATCCGGTGGCGGCTCCACCCATAGTGAAAATTCCCCCACCGGAACCGCCCCACCCCGAACCAATACCTGTGGTACCGACTCCGCCACCCGTGGTCATCGAGGAACCGGCCCCCATTGGTAACCCAAATCCGGTGACAATGGAAGAAGGCGGAGAATCGATTCCAGACACCGAGGAAATAGCAACTGAAGCGGATGTTCCAACCCCCGCAATGACTGATTCTCAGGATAAAACGGACGGTATTTGA
- a CDS encoding HsdR family type I site-specific deoxyribonuclease, with translation MNNPSFQESHISQIPAVRLLQQLGYAYLSPEEVYAERRAKLRYVLLEFVLSRQLKRLNSISFKGQTVPFSDENIAKAIEALREVPFDGLVRTSEKVYDLLTLGKSLDQTIDGVTKGFTLRFIDWANPRNNTFHVTSEFEVERTGSKETRRPDIVCFVNGIPFVAIECKRPEEKHSLEQAIKQSIRNWQNDEIPHLFLYTQLVLALNKNEGSYGTTGTPIKFWAKWREMRDVDAEVRAAINGPVRREEHDKLFKGAFAYAKQAFEEMAIQAREPTEQDRLIWALCRPERLIELARQFMLYDEGGAVKKVARYQQYFAIRKTLERVQQRDTEGRRKGGVIWQTQGSGKSLVMVLLGKALALDDQIKNPRIVIVTDRVDLDEQIWKTFHQCGKEPRMAKTGKNLQELLKNERVAVITTVIDKFRAAANVADNFKNEDDDIFVLVDESHRSQYGEANIRMRKALPKACFIGFTGTPLMKKEKNTALKFGGFIEPAYTIRDAVADAAVVPLLYEGRHIMQNVNKKAVDAMFEAMCKGLTPAQKTDLKRKFASRDELNRLESRLYLIAWDVSQHFSTQWAGTGFKGQLTASGKKEALILKRFFDEFGKVTSEVVISGPQEIEGDDGVMVIKEESVERFWKAMMEKYGSEKEYNRQIINSFKKSETPELVIVVDKLLTGFDAPRNVVLYIARSLKEHTLLQAIARVNRLHTGKDFGYIIDYYGVVTQLHDALELYSDLDGKFDEEDLEGTLTDLTEALKALPKLHDALWDLFREVTNKKDEEAFELSLEKPERREDYYTKLSKFCRVLRMGLSSIQWVIATPDDKVERYKKDAMFFQKLRASVKIRYAEEIDYRDYEAQIQKMLATYVQADEVIQVVDPVNIFERQAFEKEVDKARSPRAKADIIANRTKKTITEKMEEDPFFYRKFSLLLEQTIAEYKQQRITDAQYLAKVKEIMERVRDRRKSDMPASLDGNDFAQALYGAVSEKMTPGVREGSPSYGSAAVARDAAIDQIRAEMSLKLEAIIRAEAVVRWRDNSDAQNRMRNQMDDFLFELQKLKGITLSLEQMDALIESCLQIARNRPDDV, from the coding sequence ATGAATAACCCTTCCTTCCAGGAATCCCACATCAGTCAAATCCCAGCCGTGCGGCTGCTGCAGCAACTCGGATACGCGTACCTGAGTCCGGAGGAGGTGTATGCCGAGCGGCGCGCCAAGCTCCGCTATGTCTTGCTGGAGTTTGTGCTTAGCAGGCAGTTAAAGCGGCTCAATTCAATTTCTTTCAAGGGGCAAACGGTGCCGTTCTCGGATGAGAATATTGCCAAGGCCATTGAAGCGTTGCGGGAGGTTCCGTTCGATGGGTTGGTCCGGACGAGTGAGAAGGTTTATGATCTGCTGACTCTTGGCAAGAGTCTGGATCAGACCATTGATGGGGTGACCAAGGGTTTTACACTTCGCTTTATTGACTGGGCTAATCCCCGTAACAATACCTTCCATGTCACCTCGGAGTTTGAAGTGGAGCGCACCGGCAGCAAGGAAACCCGGCGGCCTGACATTGTCTGTTTCGTGAACGGCATCCCTTTTGTGGCAATCGAATGCAAACGTCCGGAAGAGAAGCATTCACTGGAGCAGGCCATCAAGCAGTCAATTCGGAATTGGCAGAATGACGAGATCCCTCATCTCTTCCTCTATACCCAGCTTGTTCTGGCCCTGAATAAGAATGAAGGCAGTTATGGCACGACCGGCACGCCGATCAAGTTCTGGGCGAAGTGGCGCGAGATGCGCGATGTGGATGCGGAGGTGCGTGCTGCCATCAATGGGCCGGTGCGGCGCGAGGAGCATGACAAACTGTTCAAGGGTGCGTTTGCCTATGCCAAGCAGGCATTTGAGGAAATGGCGATCCAGGCTCGGGAGCCGACCGAACAGGACCGGTTGATTTGGGCGCTATGCCGTCCTGAGCGACTCATTGAACTGGCGCGGCAGTTTATGCTCTATGATGAGGGCGGAGCGGTGAAGAAGGTCGCTAGGTATCAGCAATATTTCGCCATCCGTAAGACCTTGGAGAGGGTACAGCAGCGCGATACTGAGGGACGCCGCAAAGGTGGCGTAATCTGGCAAACCCAAGGCTCGGGCAAGTCACTGGTGATGGTGCTGTTGGGCAAGGCCTTGGCTTTGGATGATCAGATCAAGAATCCCCGGATCGTGATCGTTACGGACCGTGTCGATCTCGATGAGCAGATTTGGAAGACCTTCCATCAGTGCGGCAAGGAGCCGCGCATGGCCAAGACTGGGAAAAACCTGCAAGAGTTGTTGAAGAATGAGCGTGTGGCCGTGATCACCACCGTGATTGATAAGTTCCGGGCGGCCGCCAATGTTGCCGATAACTTCAAGAATGAGGATGACGACATCTTCGTCCTCGTGGATGAAAGCCATCGCAGCCAATATGGGGAGGCCAACATCCGCATGCGTAAAGCCTTGCCAAAGGCCTGTTTTATCGGCTTCACCGGAACGCCGCTGATGAAGAAGGAGAAAAACACGGCGCTGAAATTTGGCGGCTTCATCGAACCGGCGTACACCATTCGCGATGCCGTGGCCGATGCGGCGGTAGTTCCGCTCCTCTATGAAGGCCGCCACATCATGCAGAATGTGAATAAGAAGGCCGTGGATGCCATGTTCGAGGCTATGTGCAAGGGCCTGACACCGGCGCAGAAGACCGACTTGAAGCGGAAATTCGCATCGCGCGATGAACTTAACCGATTGGAAAGCCGGCTGTACCTGATCGCGTGGGATGTTTCACAGCACTTTTCGACACAATGGGCAGGCACGGGTTTCAAGGGGCAGTTGACCGCTTCCGGTAAGAAGGAGGCTCTGATCCTGAAACGGTTCTTCGACGAATTCGGAAAGGTAACCAGTGAGGTGGTCATTTCCGGTCCCCAGGAGATCGAAGGCGATGACGGGGTCATGGTGATTAAAGAAGAGAGCGTCGAGCGATTCTGGAAAGCAATGATGGAGAAGTATGGTTCCGAAAAGGAATATAACCGCCAGATTATCAACTCGTTTAAGAAGTCTGAGACGCCTGAGCTCGTCATCGTGGTAGATAAACTGCTGACCGGTTTCGATGCGCCCCGTAATGTGGTGCTGTATATTGCGCGAAGTCTGAAGGAGCATACACTTCTCCAGGCCATTGCCCGCGTGAATCGGCTGCACACCGGCAAGGACTTCGGCTATATCATCGACTACTACGGGGTTGTCACGCAATTGCATGACGCGCTGGAGCTTTACAGCGACTTGGACGGCAAGTTCGATGAGGAAGATCTGGAAGGGACGCTGACCGATCTGACGGAGGCGCTCAAGGCATTGCCTAAACTGCATGACGCGCTCTGGGACTTGTTCCGGGAAGTAACCAACAAGAAGGATGAGGAGGCCTTTGAGCTGTCGCTGGAGAAGCCTGAGCGGCGGGAGGATTACTACACCAAGCTATCCAAGTTCTGCCGTGTATTGCGAATGGGGCTTTCCAGTATCCAGTGGGTAATTGCCACGCCGGACGATAAGGTCGAGCGTTACAAGAAGGATGCGATGTTTTTTCAGAAGCTGCGTGCCTCCGTGAAGATTCGGTATGCCGAGGAGATTGATTACCGGGACTATGAGGCGCAAATCCAGAAGATGCTGGCGACCTATGTTCAGGCGGATGAGGTCATTCAGGTGGTGGACCCTGTAAATATCTTCGAACGCCAGGCATTCGAAAAGGAAGTCGATAAGGCGCGATCCCCGAGGGCCAAGGCCGACATCATCGCCAATCGGACGAAAAAGACGATCACCGAAAAGATGGAGGAAGATCCGTTCTTCTATCGGAAATTCTCCCTGCTGCTGGAGCAGACGATTGCCGAGTACAAGCAGCAGCGTATCACGGATGCCCAATACCTGGCCAAGGTGAAGGAGATCATGGAGCGTGTGCGGGATCGCCGGAAGTCGGATATGCCGGCCTCCCTCGATGGCAATGACTTTGCCCAGGCGCTCTATGGAGCGGTTTCGGAAAAAATGACTCCTGGCGTGAGGGAGGGGTCTCCTTCATACGGGTCTGCGGCGGTTGCACGGGATGCCGCGATTGATCAGATTCGTGCGGAGATGAGCTTGAAACTGGAGGCCATCATTCGGGCAGAGGCGGTGGTTCGGTGGCGGGATAACTCGGACGCCCAGAACCGTATGCGGAACCAGATGGATGATTTTCTGTTTGAACTCCAGAAATTGAAGGGAATCACTCTTTCCCTGGAGCAGATGGATGCGCTGATTGAGTCCTGCCTTCAGATTGCCCGAAACCGTCCGGACGATGTGTAA
- a CDS encoding L-fucose isomerase has product MTTWIGGFPKIGIRPTIDGRRRGVRESLEKQVMAMALTASKFLSSNLKYPNGKPVECVIADSCIGGVTEAAACADKFRREGVGVSLTVTPCWCYGSETMDMDPTMPKAVWGFNGTERPGAVYLAACLAGHNQKGLPAFGIYGRDVQDKGDTTIPADVQEKLLRFAKAGLAVSTMRGKSYLSMGGVSMGIAGSIVDQPFFESYLGMRVESIDMSEFTRRIDENIFDPKEFEKAYAWTRKNCKEGKDINSSPRDAKGKDRDWQTVVKMTMIARDLMEGNPRLAELGFGEEALGHNAIAGGFQGQRQWTDHFPNGDFMEAMLTSSFDWNGIRAPKVFATENDSLNGTAMLFGYLLTNTAQIFADVRTFWSPEAVKRVTGQKLTGLAANGLIHLINSGAASLDGTGEQSIKGKPAMKPFWDITEAEAAKCLKATTWPSAVHEYFRGGGFSSCYLSRGGMPMTMMRVSLVKGLGPILQIAEGWSADIPAKVHKTLNERTNQTWPTTWFAPRLTGKGAFKDVYSVMNNWSANHGAISYGHIGADLISLASLLRIPVAMHNVEDENIFRPSTWGLFGEQDAQGADYRACQNFGPLYG; this is encoded by the coding sequence ATGACAACATGGATCGGTGGTTTTCCCAAAATAGGTATTCGTCCCACAATTGACGGCCGTCGCAGAGGCGTGCGGGAGTCGCTCGAAAAGCAAGTCATGGCCATGGCCTTGACGGCCTCCAAGTTTCTCTCCTCCAATCTCAAATATCCCAATGGCAAGCCTGTGGAATGCGTCATCGCCGACTCCTGTATTGGCGGGGTGACGGAGGCGGCCGCCTGTGCCGATAAATTCCGTCGTGAAGGCGTGGGCGTTTCGCTGACAGTAACCCCTTGCTGGTGCTACGGCAGCGAGACCATGGATATGGATCCAACCATGCCCAAGGCGGTCTGGGGTTTCAACGGCACTGAACGTCCGGGCGCAGTCTATCTGGCCGCCTGTCTGGCAGGACACAACCAGAAGGGGCTCCCAGCCTTCGGAATCTATGGCCGTGACGTACAGGACAAGGGCGACACCACGATTCCCGCGGACGTGCAGGAGAAGTTGTTGCGCTTCGCCAAGGCCGGACTCGCCGTCTCCACCATGCGCGGTAAGTCTTATCTCTCCATGGGCGGCGTCTCAATGGGTATCGCCGGCTCGATTGTCGATCAGCCCTTCTTTGAAAGCTACCTCGGTATGCGCGTCGAGAGCATCGACATGTCTGAATTCACACGCCGCATCGACGAGAACATCTTTGATCCGAAAGAGTTCGAGAAGGCCTATGCCTGGACCCGTAAGAACTGCAAAGAGGGCAAGGACATCAACAGCTCACCTCGTGATGCCAAGGGCAAGGATCGCGACTGGCAGACTGTCGTCAAGATGACCATGATTGCCCGTGACCTGATGGAGGGTAACCCCCGTTTGGCAGAGCTCGGATTTGGCGAGGAAGCGCTAGGACACAATGCCATAGCCGGCGGTTTCCAAGGCCAGCGCCAGTGGACCGACCACTTCCCTAACGGCGACTTCATGGAGGCCATGCTAACCTCCTCCTTCGACTGGAATGGCATCCGGGCGCCCAAGGTATTCGCGACGGAAAATGACAGCTTGAACGGTACGGCCATGCTGTTCGGTTATCTGCTAACCAATACCGCCCAGATCTTTGCCGATGTGCGAACCTTCTGGAGCCCCGAAGCGGTTAAGCGTGTGACAGGACAGAAACTGACCGGCTTGGCGGCGAATGGTTTGATTCACCTGATCAACTCCGGCGCCGCCTCCCTGGACGGAACTGGCGAACAGTCCATCAAGGGCAAACCGGCAATGAAACCTTTCTGGGATATCACCGAGGCTGAAGCGGCCAAGTGCCTGAAGGCGACCACCTGGCCGTCTGCTGTGCACGAGTACTTCCGCGGCGGCGGTTTCTCATCCTGCTATCTGTCACGTGGCGGCATGCCCATGACCATGATGCGGGTCAGCCTGGTCAAGGGTCTGGGTCCGATCCTTCAGATCGCCGAAGGCTGGTCGGCGGACATTCCCGCCAAGGTTCACAAGACGCTGAATGAGCGAACAAATCAGACCTGGCCGACAACCTGGTTTGCCCCGCGGCTTACAGGCAAGGGCGCCTTCAAGGATGTCTATAGCGTCATGAACAACTGGAGCGCGAATCATGGTGCGATCAGCTACGGGCACATCGGGGCCGACCTGATCTCCCTGGCTTCGTTGCTGCGTATTCCCGTGGCGATGCACAATGTTGAGGACGAAAACATTTTCCGTCCCAGCACGTGGGGTCTGTTTGGCGAGCAGGATGCTCAAGGCGCAGACTACCGCGCCTGCCAGAACTTCGGCCCGTTGTACGGTTGA
- a CDS encoding AraC family transcriptional regulator, whose protein sequence is MKAEPTYFSDQVSSAQRFYLRLNPSDPAPLTVISGGVEQCRPEYTIHRAGFPHPIIEFVARGAGQLKMRDRTYPLTTGTVFIYSRGIEHHITCDPEQPLKKYFVVLSGKAGRDLMHECQLTPGMVVRVGHPEQVQQIFEDLIRHGRDDHPDRPRMCAVVAQYLIIKIGDLATPCGAASTSRAFATYQRCRQYIGDHYLSIRNLNEVAEACHVDPAYLCRLFQRFGRERPSRYLLHLRLNRAAELIQNSGLMIKEVSDKLGFSDPYNFSRAFRRAFGVPPGHLRAP, encoded by the coding sequence ATGAAAGCTGAGCCCACATATTTTAGTGATCAGGTATCCTCCGCGCAGCGGTTTTATCTGCGACTGAATCCCTCTGACCCGGCGCCGTTGACGGTTATTAGCGGTGGGGTTGAGCAATGCCGGCCGGAATACACAATTCATCGCGCAGGCTTTCCACATCCGATTATTGAGTTCGTTGCGCGGGGGGCGGGACAACTCAAGATGCGTGATCGAACCTATCCGCTTACAACAGGGACGGTATTCATCTATAGTCGTGGCATAGAGCACCACATCACCTGCGATCCTGAGCAGCCCCTAAAAAAATATTTCGTTGTTCTGAGTGGTAAGGCAGGGCGCGATCTCATGCATGAATGTCAGCTGACCCCAGGGATGGTGGTGCGAGTGGGGCACCCTGAGCAGGTTCAGCAGATTTTTGAGGATTTGATCCGGCATGGTCGGGACGATCATCCCGACCGTCCGCGCATGTGCGCCGTAGTGGCGCAATATCTGATCATCAAGATCGGGGATCTTGCCACACCTTGTGGCGCGGCTTCCACCTCGCGCGCTTTCGCCACCTATCAGCGGTGTCGGCAGTATATCGGGGATCATTACCTCTCCATCAGGAACTTAAATGAAGTCGCGGAGGCCTGCCATGTTGACCCCGCATACTTATGTCGCCTGTTCCAGCGTTTCGGCCGTGAACGCCCCAGTCGCTACCTGCTGCACCTGCGACTAAATCGGGCGGCGGAATTGATTCAGAATTCAGGACTGATGATCAAGGAAGTGTCAGATAAACTGGGTTTCAGCGATCCCTATAATTTTTCCAGAGCCTTTCGCCGTGCCTTTGGGGTGCCGCCGGGCCATCTCCGTGCCCCTTAA
- a CDS encoding SprT family zinc-dependent metalloprotease — protein sequence MQKISTVIGQCFLKRTKRHTLAISVLPNGAVEVVAPLGAGVPEIQDKIRKRSLWIMRQRRHFLALRVERPARRYCTGATHRYLGRQYRLKISLAAKPDVKLRGGYLHISLPSNTSIAVSVLLSGWMRVKAKEQFERRLLKWRAWCVTRGLPEPKLHLLDMPKRWGSTHSDGRMYLNPELVRAPVPCIDYVIVHEVCHIKHPRHDKEFYAELEKLSPGWRAIKQRLETSEL from the coding sequence ATGCAAAAGATCTCCACGGTCATTGGGCAGTGTTTCTTGAAGCGAACTAAGCGGCATACGTTGGCGATCAGTGTGCTACCGAATGGCGCTGTGGAGGTGGTTGCTCCTTTGGGCGCCGGAGTTCCCGAGATACAGGACAAGATTCGGAAACGGTCTTTATGGATCATGCGGCAGCGCCGTCATTTTCTGGCCCTGCGTGTGGAGCGACCGGCACGGCGGTATTGCACCGGGGCGACCCATCGTTATCTGGGGCGGCAATACCGCCTGAAAATCTCTCTGGCAGCCAAGCCGGATGTAAAGTTGCGGGGGGGCTACCTGCATATCAGTTTACCATCCAATACCAGCATCGCGGTGTCCGTCTTACTTTCCGGCTGGATGAGGGTGAAGGCCAAGGAGCAATTTGAGCGACGCCTTCTGAAATGGCGAGCCTGGTGCGTCACGCGTGGATTGCCGGAACCCAAGTTGCATTTGCTCGACATGCCTAAACGGTGGGGGAGTACTCATTCTGACGGACGCATGTATCTGAATCCGGAATTGGTTCGCGCCCCGGTGCCGTGCATTGACTATGTGATCGTGCATGAGGTTTGCCATATCAAGCATCCTCGTCACGACAAAGAGTTCTATGCTGAGTTGGAAAAACTTAGCCCAGGGTGGCGAGCGATAAAGCAACGCTTAGAGACGTCAGAGTTGTGA